In Mastigocladopsis repens PCC 10914, a single window of DNA contains:
- a CDS encoding PP2C family protein-serine/threonine phosphatase encodes MFQILVIDDDPAVQILLTRMLERQGYEVLAASNGEEGIAKAIASCPALIICDWIMPGLNGLEVCQYIKADPQLSTTFFILLTSLDSVADRVKGLDAGADDFITKPIEQNELQARVRAGLRLHQLSRDLQNQKQILEAELAEAAEYVRSLLPPPMTHPLNINFRFIPSRQLGGDCFDYYWLDSDYLAIYLLDTAGHGLRATLPSISVLNLLRSHALKGLNYYQPSDVLQALNDTFQMNYQNDKYFTIWYGVYNRVKRQLTYASAGHPPAVLVSRKSLTSTKVKRLRTPGMPVGMFPQVKYVDDFCNIEEFSSLYIFSDGAYEITKSDGTLWTLDAFIQMIVNSQLRFEGTLEQILNGLIALNSKESFDDDLSIIQMKFD; translated from the coding sequence GTGTTTCAAATCTTAGTAATTGATGATGACCCGGCAGTACAGATACTTCTTACCAGAATGTTGGAAAGACAAGGTTATGAAGTCTTGGCTGCCAGCAATGGTGAGGAAGGAATTGCAAAGGCAATTGCTAGCTGTCCGGCGCTCATTATTTGTGATTGGATTATGCCAGGGTTGAATGGGCTGGAAGTTTGTCAATACATCAAGGCAGATCCCCAATTATCTACCACGTTCTTTATCTTATTAACATCTTTAGATTCGGTAGCTGATCGCGTTAAGGGGCTAGATGCTGGTGCCGATGATTTTATCACTAAACCTATTGAGCAAAATGAATTGCAAGCGAGGGTAAGAGCAGGATTGCGTTTGCACCAACTGAGTAGGGATTTGCAAAATCAAAAGCAAATTTTAGAAGCAGAATTGGCAGAAGCAGCAGAATATGTGCGTTCCCTTTTGCCTCCCCCAATGACGCATCCTCTAAACATCAATTTCCGATTCATTCCCTCGCGGCAACTCGGCGGTGATTGTTTTGATTACTACTGGCTCGACTCTGATTATCTGGCAATTTACCTGTTAGATACTGCTGGACATGGACTCAGAGCAACTCTCCCCTCAATTTCCGTGCTAAATCTACTGCGATCACATGCTCTTAAGGGTCTGAATTACTATCAACCAAGTGATGTCCTGCAAGCGTTGAATGATACTTTTCAAATGAATTATCAAAACGACAAATACTTTACTATTTGGTATGGAGTTTATAATCGAGTTAAGCGCCAGTTAACTTATGCTAGTGCAGGACATCCGCCTGCGGTATTAGTCTCAAGAAAATCCTTAACTTCCACTAAAGTCAAAAGATTAAGAACTCCTGGGATGCCGGTGGGCATGTTTCCACAAGTAAAATATGTAGATGATTTTTGCAATATTGAAGAATTTAGTTCTCTTTATATTTTCAGTGATGGTGCTTACGAAATCACCAAATCAGATGGCACACTTTGGACTTTGGATGCTTTCATTCAGATGATTGTCAACTCACAGCTTCGATTCGAGGGTACGCTTGAGCAGATATTAAATGGTCTTATCGCTTTAAACTCCAAAGAATCTTTCGATGATGATTTATCTATAATTCAGATGAAATTTGATTAA
- a CDS encoding DUF1350 family protein yields MDWKEISGNWVLVPRNPIGIIHFLGGAFVATAPHLTYRWLLEQLASKGYAIIATPFVNTLDHNAIAKSVLLNFERALERLYDGSTIRKRSLPIYGIGHSMGCKLHLLIGSLLPVERAGNILISFNNYGARDAIPLIEQFNLAAVEFTPSPLETNKLVQERYNVRRNLLLKFTNDTLDQSVALTELLKQRFPEMVTVQTLNGTHTTPLGQDVKWQMGESFTPFDAFGQWFKQEAYRDLNQLKRSILLWLNPLSPP; encoded by the coding sequence ATGGACTGGAAAGAAATATCTGGGAACTGGGTACTCGTTCCGCGAAATCCTATTGGTATTATTCACTTCCTAGGAGGCGCATTCGTTGCTACCGCACCCCACCTCACCTACCGTTGGTTACTAGAACAACTGGCAAGCAAAGGCTATGCTATCATCGCCACACCGTTTGTGAACACTTTGGACCATAATGCGATCGCAAAATCCGTATTGTTAAACTTTGAACGCGCCCTAGAACGCTTATACGATGGTTCAACAATACGCAAGCGCTCCCTTCCCATTTACGGAATTGGACACAGCATGGGGTGCAAACTCCACTTGCTTATTGGAAGTCTCCTTCCTGTAGAACGTGCTGGCAATATTCTCATATCCTTCAACAACTACGGCGCAAGGGATGCTATTCCCTTAATCGAACAGTTTAACTTAGCCGCCGTTGAGTTTACCCCCTCACCGTTAGAAACCAACAAACTCGTGCAGGAACGCTACAACGTCCGTCGCAACCTGCTACTAAAATTTACCAACGACACCCTTGACCAATCAGTGGCTTTAACTGAACTATTGAAACAACGCTTTCCAGAGATGGTGACGGTACAGACGCTAAACGGTACTCACACCACACCTTTAGGACAAGATGTGAAATGGCAGATGGGAGAATCGTTCACACCCTTTGACGCCTTTGGACAGTGGTTCAAACAAGAAGCCTACCGTGATCTCAATCAGCTTAAACGTAGTATTCTTTTGTGGCTCAATCCCCTTTCCCCTCCATAA
- a CDS encoding ABC transporter permease — protein sequence MKQIFRKALTFLSVYYAYMLEYRAELILWVLANSLPIILMGVWIQAAQGGRFNLSPVDFARYFLAVFIVRQITVVWVVWEFEREIVEGKLSPRLLQPIDPVWHHIASHVSERMARLPFTLLLVVIFFILYPQAFWLPSLANFLLFVLAGVLAFALRFVMQYSFAMLAFWIERASAIENFWFLFYLFLSGMIAPLEVFPPIVRTVVLCTPFPYMINFPANILVGLPVDLARGFLSMVGWILLFLGLNRLLWRRGLKRYSGMGA from the coding sequence ATGAAGCAAATTTTTAGGAAAGCCCTGACATTTCTTTCAGTGTACTATGCCTATATGCTTGAGTATCGGGCGGAACTCATTTTATGGGTGCTAGCAAACTCTCTGCCAATTATTCTGATGGGAGTGTGGATACAGGCGGCGCAAGGAGGGCGTTTCAATCTTTCACCTGTGGATTTTGCCCGTTACTTTCTTGCAGTTTTCATAGTTAGGCAAATCACAGTTGTTTGGGTTGTTTGGGAGTTTGAAAGGGAAATAGTAGAAGGAAAACTTTCACCTCGCTTATTACAACCTATTGATCCCGTGTGGCATCATATTGCATCCCATGTTTCTGAAAGAATGGCTCGTTTACCTTTTACATTGTTACTAGTGGTGATATTTTTTATCCTTTATCCCCAGGCTTTTTGGTTGCCAAGTTTAGCAAACTTTTTGCTATTTGTGTTGGCTGGGGTATTGGCTTTTGCTTTGCGTTTTGTCATGCAATACTCATTTGCAATGCTTGCTTTTTGGATTGAACGGGCTAGTGCTATAGAAAATTTTTGGTTTCTGTTTTATTTATTTTTGTCTGGGATGATTGCGCCTCTAGAAGTTTTCCCTCCCATAGTGCGGACAGTAGTACTTTGTACGCCGTTTCCTTATATGATTAATTTCCCTGCAAATATTTTGGTTGGGCTACCCGTGGATTTAGCACGGGGATTTTTGTCAATGGTGGGTTGGATTTTGCTGTTTTTGGGTTTAAACCGCTTGCTGTGGCGTCGAGGATTGAAGCGATATTCGGGGATGGGAGCGTAA